One genomic segment of Oncorhynchus masou masou isolate Uvic2021 chromosome 16, UVic_Omas_1.1, whole genome shotgun sequence includes these proteins:
- the LOC135557537 gene encoding protein LEG1 homolog translates to MQCVWTLSLLQLVALWANAAVLTENGLPILWDQAPSQLSDLPQADNVVTINPWNSLQRMSLYRILVGSTDKYMASMGTNDSASPLWGLPLQLAWKLRSGRLVDPTGATTCGQEGDPMCISTNSWWACVNYYLSVIPFLAAVQKGLIGDGLIQVQVQAPAEAAEDSCTSYTDCSAKYPDLMAKWEEFFQTLKDVSASEISDFEKRDQILGAFWAGETLSLNTASSSCKAKMSYYSSPEVAFAKSWINAADYVAAAYFQSSLNNSVLFMGPLPSRVLQEGDSAPNIADLSSEENHTLYIFGWMNRMNTILLGSPVKMWRSAMCSDKTREKGRELLQNLILDPKFVVSTFVSILTEMARSCSGLST, encoded by the exons ATGCAGTGTGTCTGGACCCTCTCCCTGCTTCAGCTAGTTGCCCTGTGGGCCAACGCAGCAGTGCTCACTGAAAATGGCCTCCCCATCCTCTGGGACCAGGCACCCAGCCAGCTGTCGGACCTGCCTCAGGCGGACAACGTAGTCACGATCAACCCCTGGAACTCCCTGCAGAGGATGAGTCTGTATAGGATACTGGTGGGCTCCACTGACAAGTATATGGCCTCCATGGGAACCAATGACAGTGCCAGCCCGTTGTGGGGCCTGCCTCTGCAGCTGGCCTGGAAACTCAGATCAG GGCGTTTGGTTGACCCCACTGGTGCTACAACATGTGGACAGGAAGGAGATCCCATGTGCATATCCACTAATAGCTGGTGGGCAT gtgTGAACTACTACCTCTCAGTGATCCCTTTCCTGGCTGCTGTGcagaaaggcctgattggagATGGTCTCATTCAGGTCCAGGTACAGGCACCAGCTGAGGCAGCTGAAGACTCCTGCACCTCTTACACAGACTGCTCTGCTAAGTACCCAGACCTCATGGCCAAATGGGAAGAATTCTTCCAG ACCCTGAAAGATGTTAGCGCATCTGAAATTTCTGACTTTGAGAAAAGGGACCAGATTCTAGGTGCCTTTTGGGCAGGTGAAACGCTCTCTTTGAATACTGCCTCATCCAGCTGCAAGGCAAA GATGAGCTACTATTCCAGCCCAGAGGTTGCATTCGCCAAAAGCTGGATAAACGCTGCAGATTATGTGGCAGCCGCGTACTTCCAGTCCAGCCTGAATAACTCTGTGCTTTTCATGGGACCTCTGCCCAGCAGAGTGCTTCAGGAGGGGGATAGCGCTCCTAACATAGCTGACCTAAGCTCAGAGGAGAACCACACCCTCTATATCTTTGGTTGGATGAACAGAATGAACACGATTCTTT TGGGCTCTCCGGTTAAGATGTGGCGCTCAGCCATGTGCTCTGACAAGACTCGGGAGAAGGGCCGGGAGCTCCTACAGAACCTGATCCTGGACCCTAAATTCGTTGTTTCCACCTTCGTCTCCATTCTGACAGAGATGGCCCGCAGCTGCTCGGGCCTCAGCACATAA
- the LOC135557536 gene encoding protein THEMIS-like, whose product MKRMAMTLDEFTRSVDAKSLPRVLQMQSGYYFQGSVYELYGREGSFSCGELLKIIGISVTRLIVELQSEGSKSITVDLSLDYPGLFRIVADKRPYTSIQEIVDSVRISPECLGQPEFYCPEKLQLPEGTIQAEESFRLTAIRTEHGDSHVDCEVMRKDSKHIFTVKLSQLGEFYECADDQFYTLGELVEWKMRKGRKRTVTWAKSLPSKEKCVSELPEDYSGELVLTPVYELQTVSKFGKNVVFIPSTLDVEVLDVTEECDGACFMQPLSFRDVFAKPSEFFPFKAEVIEPPSQVPEELGFLKSSKQVIVHSAYQAKRILASEMRSEAQRRFLIPMSYNGRFKRRPRTFPTAYDLEVAKSNMEQLHVVATRAFETHYEGLSSVLVGDQYLVHKMETSEVIYGDKRKTVEALACEKMVGKKYEAVLIPMCLDGGFVEVVHDKKQYMLSEVCHRFTLPFNVKVSMRDLSVKEDLLAGAVGLQLEEEITDPYLIVSTLDLAQCWEVPVNRTNMALQLLERWNGPELTQGEAVRSAVEEIGEDCYFTLRRYVNASVLPPPRPPKRHQKHSEDTVNLPPPRPKKPDPRSPKSPHAANKAEQAVPTSRTSSCAEQNTPPPRNETSKTSLVTVTDSGPQKATGEENSPRHKTIKQDDDDTKDYEHIDEDELASIRRKLNDQSIHGKRKTINTYAMQTAKQV is encoded by the exons ATGAAAAGGATGGCTATGACACTGGATGAGTTCACCCGCTCGGTGGATGCCAAGTCTCTCCCTAGAGTACTGCAAATGCAATCTGGATATTATTTCCAAG GTTCTGTGTATGAGCTGTATGGAAGAGAGGGGAGTTTCTCCTGCGGAGAGCTCCTGAAGATCATTGGGATCAGTGTCACCAGACTCATCGTGGAGCTTCAGTCTGAGGGATCCAAATCCATAACAGTCGATCTATCGCTTGACTACCCAG GCCTTTTCAGGATCGTGGCCGACAAGAGGCCATACACCAGTATACAGGAGATTGTTGACTCGGTGCGTATCAGCCCTGAGTGCCTGGGCCAACCAGAATTCTACTGCCCTGAGAAGCTACAGCTTCCTGAGGGGACCATCCAGGCAGAGGAGAGCTTCAGACTCACTGCTATTAGGACAGAGCACGGCGACAGCCATGTTGACTGTGAGGTCATGCGGAAAGACTCCAAGCACATCTTCACTGTGAAGCTCTCGCAACTTGGGGAGTTCTATGAGTGTGCCGACGACCAGTTCTACACCCTCGGGGAGCTGGTGGAATGGAAAATGCGCAAAGGAAGGAAAAGGACAGTGACTTGGGCCAAGTCTTTGCCGTCAAAGGAGAAGTGCGTGTCTGAGTTGCCAGAGGACTACAGCGGAGAGTTGGTTCTCACACCTGTCTACGAGCTTCAGACGGTATCCAAGT TTGGGAAGAATGTTGTTTTCATCCCATCCACCCTGGATGTTGAGGTTTTGGACGTTACAGAGGAGTGTGACGGTGCCTGTTTCATGCAGCCTCTGTCCTTCCGTGATGTCTTTGCCAAGCCCAGCGAGTTCTTCCCCTTCAAAGCAGAAGTCATCGAGCCACCATCACAAGTTCCGGAGGAATTGGGTTTCCTGAAATCCTCTAAGCAGGTCATTGTCCACAGTGCCTACCAGGCGAAGAGAATCCTAGCATCTGAGATGCGCAGTGAGGCCCAGAGACGCTTCCTCATCCCAATGTCTTACAATGGCAGGTTCAAGCGCAGGCCCCGGACATTTCCCACAGCGTATGATCTAGAGGTGGCCAAGAGTAACATGGAGCAGCTGCACGTAGTGGCCACCAGGGCCTTTGAGACCCACTACGAGGGGCTGTCCTCGGTGCTGGTGGGAGACCAGTACCTGGTACACAAGATGGAGACAAGCGAGGTGATCTACGGAGACAAGAGGAAGACGGTGGAGGCCCTGGCCTGTGAGAAGATGGTGGGGAAGAAGTACGAGGCCGTGCTGATCCCCATGTGTCTGGACGGGGGTTTTGTGGAGGTGGTCCACGACAAGAAGCAGTACATGCTCTCAGAGGTCTGCCACAGGTTCACCCTGCCCTTCAACGTCAAGGTGTCCATGAGGGACCTCTCAGTGAAGGAGGACCTCTTGGCTGGGGCCGTGGGGCTGCAGCTGGAGGAGGAGATCACTGACCCCTACCTTATTGTCTCCACCCTGGACCTGGCCCAGTGTTGGGAGGTGCCTGTCAACCGCACCAACATGGCCCTGCAGCTTCTGGAGCGGTGGAATGGCCCAGAGCTGACCCAGGGCGAGGCCGTCCGCTCAGCtgtagaggagataggagaggacTGCTACTTCACCCTGAGGAGGTATGTCAATGCCAGCGTGCTGCCTCCCCCTCGACCACCCAAGAGACACCAAAAGCACTCAGAAGATACAGTGAATCTGCCGCCTCCCAGGCCGAAGAAGCCAGATCCCCGCTCTCCAAAG agcCCACATGCAGCCAATAAAGCTGAACAAGCAGTGCCGACCTCTAGAACATCAAGCTGTGCAGAACAGAACACCCCTCCACCAAGAAATGAAACTTCCAAAACAAGTCTGGTCACAGTGACTGATTCAGGCCCACAAAAAG CCACCGGTGAAGAAAACAGTCCTCGGCACAAGACGATTAAACAGGATGATGATGACACTAAAGATTATGAACACATTGATGAGGATGAACTTGCCAGCATCAGGAGAAAATTGAATGACCAAAGTATTCACGGCAAGAGAAAAACAATAAACACATATGCCATGCAGACTGCGAAACAGGTTTAG